A window from Rhodoligotrophos appendicifer encodes these proteins:
- a CDS encoding MaoC/PaaZ C-terminal domain-containing protein — MKLDEDVPGQAPADLVVGPITRTTLGLFAGASHDHTPLHIDIDFARAAGHDDVFAHGMYVMANMARLVTAWRSQKDLIRLKGRFLEIVQVGDILTYSGRISEIRPVGGERHAELSISVTRQDGRHVMSGEATIRLNDRNMLGQPNA, encoded by the coding sequence GTGAAGCTTGATGAAGATGTCCCCGGTCAGGCACCCGCCGATCTGGTCGTCGGACCTATCACACGAACGACGCTCGGACTTTTCGCCGGCGCCTCGCACGATCATACGCCGCTTCACATCGACATCGACTTCGCGCGCGCAGCAGGACATGACGATGTCTTTGCGCACGGCATGTATGTGATGGCAAACATGGCGCGGCTGGTGACGGCATGGCGTTCGCAAAAGGATCTGATCCGACTGAAAGGGCGGTTTCTGGAAATAGTGCAGGTTGGTGACATCCTCACCTATTCGGGACGGATATCCGAGATTCGTCCCGTGGGGGGCGAACGACACGCCGAGTTGTCCATATCAGTGACGAGGCAGGACGGGCGGCATGTCATGTCAGGCGAAGCCACCATACGCTTGAACGACCGTAACATGCTGGGGCAACCGAATGCGTGA
- a CDS encoding crotonase/enoyl-CoA hydratase family protein translates to MRDRLLVEKSGSVVTLTLNMPETRNALSDGDFCSELTDQVERLGGDMSVGCIVLTGAGDAFCSGGNLKHIRDRTEMFGGDALTVKENYRTGIQKLARTIWDSELPIIAAVNGPAYGAGCDLALMCDIRIASSKARFAESFVQLGLIPGDGGSWLLPRQIGLSRAAEMTFTADPINAATALKWGLVSSVVSEASLMKEAHALAARIARHPPRQLRMSKRLLREGLNSRFESVLELASIYQGVAHQTADHTEAVQALIERRSPKFTGK, encoded by the coding sequence ATGCGTGACAGATTGCTCGTCGAGAAATCGGGAAGCGTCGTCACACTGACGCTCAACATGCCTGAAACCCGAAATGCGCTCTCCGATGGCGATTTCTGCTCGGAGTTGACGGACCAGGTCGAACGGCTTGGTGGCGATATGTCGGTGGGATGCATCGTGCTGACCGGAGCCGGTGACGCGTTCTGTTCCGGCGGCAACCTCAAACATATCCGAGACCGAACGGAGATGTTCGGCGGAGATGCTCTGACTGTGAAGGAGAACTACCGCACCGGAATCCAGAAGTTGGCCCGCACAATATGGGATAGTGAGCTGCCGATCATCGCCGCCGTCAATGGGCCCGCCTACGGTGCCGGCTGCGATCTGGCGCTGATGTGCGATATCCGGATCGCCTCCTCGAAAGCGCGTTTCGCTGAAAGTTTTGTCCAGCTTGGTCTGATCCCCGGGGACGGCGGTTCATGGCTGCTTCCGCGCCAGATCGGCTTGTCGCGCGCGGCCGAAATGACGTTTACGGCAGATCCCATCAACGCAGCAACCGCCTTGAAATGGGGGCTGGTGTCTTCCGTCGTCTCGGAAGCCAGTTTGATGAAGGAGGCACACGCACTTGCTGCCCGAATTGCACGGCATCCGCCAAGGCAACTGCGCATGTCCAAGCGCCTTCTGCGCGAGGGACTGAACAGCCGCTTTGAATCGGTTCTGGAACTGGCGTCGATCTATCAGGGTGTCGCGCACCAAACAGCAGACCATACCGAGGCGGTCCAGGCGCTCATCGAACGCCGCAGTCCGAAGTTTACCGGCAAGTGA
- a CDS encoding TRAP transporter substrate-binding protein, with product MRIYKIVAASLVALVVSAGATAAQEEFPEMKLKYAHFVASNNALALFDKRWVELVEEGSGGKIDIEIFWAGSMGGPTEIPDLVGSGAVELGSTALGYFPSEFPLTGVVGNMLRTFDTPADAHEGSMAIFALPESQEELKRANLQIINTTTANPYNLTCTKPIRTMADLKGTRIRANGKYPPLFFSMLGANPQTIAFSEMYQALEKGIIDCAWMSHDVAISSRLHEVARYAIDLNLGSVPLTQLLVNRELFDGLPENVRQLMKSAAEQASAEEVEYLAKIFKSTIKEDMPTHKMEYVHFDDIDAFLKVEPNMPQIWEKDMVEVGLAKPAQEIGEILTSYREKLVK from the coding sequence ATGAGAATCTATAAAATAGTAGCTGCTTCGCTGGTTGCGCTGGTTGTATCGGCCGGCGCCACTGCAGCACAGGAAGAGTTTCCTGAGATGAAACTCAAGTATGCGCATTTCGTCGCGTCGAACAACGCTCTTGCGCTCTTCGACAAACGATGGGTCGAACTTGTAGAAGAAGGAAGCGGCGGCAAGATCGACATCGAGATATTTTGGGCGGGCTCGATGGGCGGACCAACCGAGATACCGGACCTCGTGGGCTCTGGAGCGGTCGAACTCGGCTCCACGGCCCTCGGCTATTTCCCGAGCGAGTTTCCCCTTACAGGCGTGGTTGGAAATATGCTGCGGACCTTCGACACACCAGCCGACGCGCATGAAGGTTCGATGGCGATCTTTGCTCTTCCCGAATCGCAGGAGGAACTGAAGCGAGCCAACCTGCAGATCATCAATACCACCACTGCCAATCCCTATAATCTGACCTGCACAAAGCCCATCCGCACTATGGCGGACCTCAAGGGGACTCGCATTCGTGCGAATGGTAAGTATCCGCCACTCTTCTTCAGCATGCTTGGCGCTAATCCGCAGACCATTGCTTTCTCGGAGATGTATCAGGCTCTCGAGAAGGGGATTATCGACTGTGCCTGGATGTCGCACGACGTCGCAATCTCTTCTAGGCTCCACGAGGTGGCCCGTTATGCGATCGATCTCAATTTGGGCTCGGTTCCGCTAACGCAACTACTCGTCAATCGGGAACTGTTCGATGGTTTGCCAGAGAACGTTCGTCAGTTGATGAAATCGGCAGCAGAGCAGGCATCGGCCGAAGAGGTGGAGTATCTGGCCAAAATATTCAAAAGCACGATCAAGGAAGACATGCCCACTCATAAAATGGAGTATGTCCACTTCGACGACATCGACGCTTTCCTCAAGGTGGAGCCAAATATGCCGCAGATTTGGGAGAAAGACATGGTTGAGGTCGGTCTTGCCAAACCTGCCCAAGAGATCGGCGAAATCCTGACGTCCTACAGGGAAAAGCTGGTAAAGTAG
- a CDS encoding TRAP transporter small permease subunit: MILDRFGAGLAFIDRAMFQFCAIGLFVIMVLGATDVILNNTIGSGVPATIDISQVMFVSSVFLALPIVVRKKEHIRIDLFVGVCPDLIKKIAEAISVVLSAAVYLFLAYAMWNLFQASWRVNEQSLSILTFPIYPIKFLAFLGLAVATLIAFAQIADIFRKRS, encoded by the coding sequence ATGATCTTAGACCGCTTCGGCGCAGGTCTCGCCTTCATTGATCGCGCCATGTTCCAGTTTTGCGCGATCGGCTTGTTCGTCATCATGGTGCTGGGAGCAACGGATGTCATTCTCAACAACACGATCGGATCTGGTGTCCCTGCCACCATCGACATTTCACAGGTGATGTTTGTCTCAAGCGTATTCCTAGCGCTCCCGATTGTAGTCAGAAAGAAAGAGCACATCAGGATCGACTTGTTCGTCGGGGTCTGCCCGGACCTTATTAAGAAGATCGCTGAAGCAATTTCGGTCGTCTTGAGCGCCGCCGTCTACCTCTTCCTAGCCTACGCGATGTGGAATCTGTTTCAGGCCAGTTGGCGGGTCAACGAACAATCGCTTTCCATCCTCACCTTCCCGATCTATCCGATCAAATTCCTTGCATTCCTCGGGTTGGCAGTGGCCACCCTTATCGCTTTCGCCCAGATCGCCGACATCTTTCGCAAACGCTCCTAA